The proteins below are encoded in one region of Ostrea edulis chromosome 3, xbOstEdul1.1, whole genome shotgun sequence:
- the LOC130053623 gene encoding 52 kDa repressor of the inhibitor of the protein kinase-like: MTDILNSVFIFFDSSPKQQGFLETIIENDGSVDFSRTKLVGLCKTRWVERHICFDVFYSMYKFVIKCLQHILNQNLDESTSEDWSWDRQTKVTAQGLLASMTSFSVLITFVFVRYVLDTIKPLTLKLQKRDIDIFTATKLIEEHVDRIKEIRRAVDTELESCFEDAKQIADDLDIVIKTPRVCSKQQHRENVSTSNPRDYYRSVVAIPFLDFFLSELNTRFQKEDLAAYSICSLLPVNMTNISHEELSKLASELIFWGSDLPCLSVKDLEKELRDWRRYCVNMSKETSDKLCNLLNLFNFVDGDVFPNVKIPLQIGYVLPITTCEAERSFSGLRRIKSYMRRRTA; encoded by the coding sequence ATGACAGATATCCTTAATTCagtgtttattttctttgacaGTTCCCCTAAACAACAAGGGTTTCTTGAGactattatagaaaatgatgGGTCTGTAGATTTTTCCAGAACGAAACTAGTTGGACTCTGTAAGACTAGGTGGGTTGAGCGTCATATCTGCTTTGATGTGTTCTACTCTATGTACAAGTTCGTCATCAAATGTCTGCAGCACATTCTCAATCAAAACCTTGATGAAAGTACCAGTGAAGACTGGTCTTGGGATAGACAAACTAAAGTGACCGCTCAGGGGCTTTTGGCCTCGATGACGTCCTTCTCTGTGTTGATAACATTTGTGTTTGTAAGGTATGTCCTAGATACAATAAAGCCTTTGACTCTCAAACTTCAGAAAAGAGATATTGACATTTTCACTGCAACTAAGTTAATTGAGGAACACGTGGATAGGATCAAAGAAATTCGTAGAGCGGTAGATACCGAATTGGAGTCTTGCTTTGAAGATGCAAAACAAATTGCAGACGACCTTGATATAGTGATTAAAACCCCAAGGGTTTGCTCCAAGCAGCAACACAGAGAAAATGTCTCCACAAGTAATCCAAGAGACTATTATAGATCTGTCGTGGCCATTCCATTTCTGGACTTTTTCCTCAGTGAATTAAATACGAGGTTTCAGAAAGAAGATCTGGCGGCATATTCGATATGCTCTTTGTTGCCTGTCAATATGACAAATATTTCACACGAAGAATTGTCCAAACTTGCCTCAGAACTAATATTTTGGGGGAGCGACCTTCCTTGTCTTTCTGTAAAGGACTTGGAGAAAGAACTCAGAGATTGGAGACGTTATTGTGTTAACATGAGCAAAGAAACTTCAGACAAGCTCTGCAATCTGCTCAATCTTTTCAACTTTGTAGATGGGGACGTTTTTCCGAACGTGAAAATTCCTCTTCAAATTGGATATGTTTTACCTATCACAACATGTGAGGCCGAAAGATCCTTTTCTGGACTAAGACGCATCAAGAGTTACATGCGCAGGAGGACAGCTTGA